One stretch of Numenius arquata chromosome 8, bNumArq3.hap1.1, whole genome shotgun sequence DNA includes these proteins:
- the GNG12 gene encoding guanine nucleotide-binding protein G(I)/G(S)/G(O) subunit gamma-12 — translation MSGKTASTTNNIAQARRTVQQLRIEASIERIKVSKASADLMLYCEEHAKKDPLLMGIPASENPFKDKKTCILL, via the exons ATGTCTGGGAAAACAGCTAGCACCACCAACAACATAGCCCAGGCCCGACGGACTGTCCAGCAGCTCAGAATAGAAGCCTCAATAGAAAGAATAAAG GTGTCGAAAGCCTCAGCAGACCTAATGCTCTACTGTGAAGAACACGCCAAGAAAGATCCCTTGCTAATGGGCATCCCCGCTTCGGAGAACCCTTTCAAGGACAAGAAAACCTGTATTTTATTGTAG